The following proteins are encoded in a genomic region of Gossypium hirsutum isolate 1008001.06 chromosome D05, Gossypium_hirsutum_v2.1, whole genome shotgun sequence:
- the LOC107904856 gene encoding probable WRKY transcription factor 70 (The RefSeq protein has 1 substitution compared to this genomic sequence) yields the protein MGSVSSWPEGVPTSNKERVIKELVNGQECAKQLQILLHNWCEKNGRLSAEELLHKIFASFDHALSLLTSVESAEDSQNQATSYDDSPCCNGRSEDSTNSRKKLPSKEKRGCYKRRRDEHARTVVSSTVEDGHAWRKYGQKQILNSKHPRSYFRCTRKYDQGCKATKQVQRLEDAGSQMFQTTYIGTHTCRPDSFKAPQIIIDSEPRESYNKFSYGSSNPKIPTKKLHEITPPVKQETKEETPTTSGLTDMDSVVMWKDIIGAEYGDVVSNVYTSTEITSQNLELDLVMKPVEFEDDFQFDESELV from the exons atgggAAGTGTGTCAGCTTGGCCTGAAGGAGTACCGACAAGCAACAAGGAAAGGGTGATAAAAGAACTTGTTAATGGTCAAGAGTGTGCTAAACAGCTTCAGATCCTTCTTCACAATTGGTGTGAAAAAAATGGGCGTCTCTCTGCTGAGGAACTTTTGCACAAGATCTTCGCATCTTTCGACCACGCACTTTCTTTGCTGACTTCTGTTGAATCTGCCGAGGATTCTCAGAATCAGGCAACTTCCTACGATGATTCCCCTTGTTGCAATGGCAGGTCTGAAGATTCCACTAACAGCAGGAAGAAACTTCCTTCTAAGGAAAAGAGAGGATGTTACAAGAGAAG GAGAGATGAACATGCACGGACAGTAGTTTCTTCAACCGTGGAAGATGGTCATGCATGGAGGAAATATGGACAAAAGCAGATCCTTAATTCTAAGCACCCAAG GAGTTACTTTAGGTGCACTCGTAAGTACGATCAAGGTTGTAAGGCCACTAAACAAGTCCAAAGACTGGAAGATGCTGGCTCCCAAATGTTTCAGACCACTTACATTGGAACCCATACCTGCAGACCAGACTCATTCAAGGCTCCCCAAATCATCATAGATTCTGAACCTCGGGAATCTTACAACAAGTTCAGTTATGGCAGCAGCAACCCCAAAATCCCAACCAAAAAGCTGCATGAAATCACTCCACCTGTAAAGCAGGAAACCAAGGAAGAAACACCAACAACAAGTGGTCTTACAGACATGGATTCTGTTGTGATGTGGAAAGACATAATAGGTGCTGAATACGGGGATGTGGTTTCTAACGTGTATACAAGCACTGAAATCACTTCCCAGAATTTGGAACTGGACCTTGTAATGAAGCCTGTAGAGTTCGAAGACGATTTTCAGTTTGATGAAAGTGAGTTGGTCTAG
- the LOC107904853 gene encoding N-terminal kinase-like protein isoform X2 gives MLKFLKGVVGGSGAGLKDLPYNIGDPYPSAWGSWSHFRGTSKDDGSPVSIFSLSGSNPQDGHLAAGRNGVKRLRTVRHPNILSFLHSTEVESFDGSSSKVTIYIVTEPVMPLSEKIKELGLEGTQRDEYYAWGLHQIAKAVSFLNNDCKLVHGNVCLSSVVVTQTLDWKLYAFDVLSEYDGANATATGPMLQYEWLVGSQYKPTELAKCDWATIRKSPPWAIDSWGLGCLIYEIFSGMKLGKTEELRNTASIPKSLLPDYQRLLSSMPSRRLNTSKLIENSEYFQNKLVDTIHFMEILSLKDSVEKDTFFRKLPNLAEQLPRPIVLKKLLPLLASALEFGSAAAPALTALLKMGSWLSAEEFSLKVLPTIVKLFASNDRAVRVALLQHIDQFGESLSAQVVDEQVYPHVATGFADTSAFLRELTLKSMLILAPKLSQRTLSGSLLKYLSKLQVDEEPAIRTNTTILLGNIASYLNEGTRKRVLINAFTVRALRDTFSPARGAGVMALCATSSYYDMTEIATRILPNIVVLIIDPDSDIRSKAFQAVDQFLQIVKQYNEKGNAEDTSGAGSLGISSMPGNASLLGWAMSSLTLKGKASDQAPALANIQAAQKRPVSQPVSQPKPQASTSLRPKSTVKAAKDEDDDLWGSIAAPPPKSASRPLNVKTAGAVDDDDPWAAIAAPPPTTKAKPLSAGRGRGNRAAAPKLGAQRINRTSSTGM, from the exons ATGTTGAAATTCCTGAAAGGAGTGGTAGGCGGATCTGGAGCAGGGCTCAAGGATCTACCTTACAACATTGGAGATCCTTACCCTTCTGCTTGGGGCTCTTGGTCTCACTTTCGCGGCACCTCCAAG GACGATGGATCTCCGGTTTCTATATTTTCTCTTTCCGGAAGTAATCCGCAGGACGGCCATTTAGCTGCTGGTCGAAATGGTGTCAAGCGTCTTCGAACT GTGAGGCATCCGAATATCTTGTCATTTCTTCATAGTACTGAGGTTGAATCTTTTGATGGTTCTAGTTCGAAAGTTACAATCTATATTGTCACGGAGCCTGTTATGCCATTATCAGAGAAGATCAAGGAACTGGGTTTAGAAGGTACACAAAG GGATGAATATTATGCTTGGGGGCTCCACCAAATTGCTAAAGCTGTGAGCTTTTTAAATAACGACTGCAAACTT GTTCATGGCAATGTTTGCTTGTCAAGCGTTGTTGTAACGCAGACCTTGGACTGGAAGCTATATGCTTTTGATGTTCTATCAGAATATGATGGGGCCAATGCAACTGCTACAGGACCGATGCTG CAATATGAATGGCTTGTTGGATCGCAATACAAGCCAACAGAGCTGGCAAAGTGCGACTGGGCCACAATCAGAAAATCTCCACCATGGGCTATTGATTCTTGGGGTTTGG GATGTCTTATTTACGAGATTTTCTCTGGCATGAAGTTGGGAAAAACTGAGGAGCTGCGCAACACTGCCTCTATTCCAAAG TCTCTGCTTCCAGATTATCAGCGGCTCTTGAGCTCCATGCCTTCTCGCAGGTTGAATACATCAAAGCTTATAGAAAATAGTG AATATTTCCAAAATAAGTTGGTGGACACCATACATTTCATGGAAATTCTTAGTTTGAAAGACAGTGTTGAGAAGGATACTTTCTTTCGTAAGCTTCCTAATTTAGCAGAGCAGCTTCCTCGCCCAATTGTGTTGAAGAAG TTACTTCCTTTGTTAGCCTCTGCCCTTGAATTTGGTTCAGCTGCTGCCCCTGCTTTGACTGCACTGTTGAAAATGGGTTCTTGGCTTTCTGCTGAAGAATTTAGTCTGAAG GTACTGCCTACAATTGTGAAGCTCTTTGCTTCTAATGACCGAGCTGTCCGAGTTGCTCTTCTACAGCATATTGATCAATTCGGTGAATCTTTATCTGCTCAagttgttgatgagcaa GTCTACCCCCATGTTGCTACTGGATTTGCAGACACGTCTGCGTTTCTCCGAGAATTGACTCTCAAGTCCATGCTTATATTGGCTCCTAAG CTTTCACAACGTACTTTGTCAGGCTCATTACTGAAGTATCTTTCCAAGTTACAG GTTGATGAAGAACCTGCAATTAGAACAAATACCACCATATTATTGGGAAACATTGCAAGCTACCTAAATGAAGGG ACACGGAAGAGAGTTTTGATCAATGCATTTACGGTCCGTGCATTGCGTGATACTTTCTCTCCTGCCCGAGGAGCAG GAGTTATGGCTTTATGTGCCACTAGTTCTTATTATGACATGACTGAGATTGCTACCCGGATTCTTCCAAATATTGTTGTACTTATCATTGATCCTGACAG TGATATACGGTCAAAGGCATTTCAAGCAGTTGATCAATTTTTACAGATAGTGAAGCAGTATAATGAGAAG GGTAATGCTGAAGATACTTCTGGTGCTGGAAGTTTAGGGATTTCATCAATGCCTGGAAATGCTAGTTTACTGGG ATGGGCCATGAGTTCCTTAACTCTTAAAGGCAAAGCTTCTGATCAAGCTCCAG CCTTGGCAAATATTCAGGCAGCTCAGAAGCGTCCTGTTTCACAACCAGTTTCACAGCCTAAACCACAAG CTTCAACAAGTTTGAGACCAAAAAGCACAGTGAAGGCAGCTAAAGATGAAGACGATGATTTGTGGGGTTCTATAGCAGCTCCTCCTCCAAAATCTGCTTCTAGACCATTGAATGTAAAAACAGCTggagcagttgatgatgatgatcCCTGGGCAGCTATTGCTGCTCCCCCTCCGACAACCAAGGCAAAACCTTTATCAGCGGGAAGAGGCAGAGGAAATAGAGCAGCTGCTCCGAAATTGGGTGCACAGAGGATAAATCGGACATCCTCAACTGGGATGTAA
- the LOC107904853 gene encoding N-terminal kinase-like protein isoform X1: MLKFLKGVVGGSGAGLKDLPYNIGDPYPSAWGSWSHFRGTSKDDGSPVSIFSLSGSNPQDGHLAAGRNGVKRLRTVRHPNILSFLHSTEVESFDGSSSKVTIYIVTEPVMPLSEKIKELGLEGTQRDEYYAWGLHQIAKAVSFLNNDCKLVHGNVCLSSVVVTQTLDWKLYAFDVLSEYDGANATATGPMLQYEWLVGSQYKPTELAKCDWATIRKSPPWAIDSWGLGCLIYEIFSGMKLGKTEELRNTASIPKSLLPDYQRLLSSMPSRRLNTSKLIENSEYFQNKLVDTIHFMEILSLKDSVEKDTFFRKLPNLAEQLPRPIVLKKLLPLLASALEFGSAAAPALTALLKMGSWLSAEEFSLKVLPTIVKLFASNDRAVRVALLQHIDQFGESLSAQVVDEQVYPHVATGFADTSAFLRELTLKSMLILAPKLSQRTLSGSLLKYLSKLQVDEEPAIRTNTTILLGNIASYLNEGTRKRVLINAFTVRALRDTFSPARGAGVMALCATSSYYDMTEIATRILPNIVVLIIDPDSDIRSKAFQAVDQFLQIVKQYNEKGNAEDTSGAGSLGISSMPGNASLLGWAMSSLTLKGKASDQAPVATANSVTPATTTASTASSGLIETPSTAPVHRVSSSTDFADQLMPPSPTSTDGWGEIENGIHEEHDSDKDGWDDIEPLDEPKPSPALANIQAAQKRPVSQPVSQPKPQASTSLRPKSTVKAAKDEDDDLWGSIAAPPPKSASRPLNVKTAGAVDDDDPWAAIAAPPPTTKAKPLSAGRGRGNRAAAPKLGAQRINRTSSTGM, from the exons ATGTTGAAATTCCTGAAAGGAGTGGTAGGCGGATCTGGAGCAGGGCTCAAGGATCTACCTTACAACATTGGAGATCCTTACCCTTCTGCTTGGGGCTCTTGGTCTCACTTTCGCGGCACCTCCAAG GACGATGGATCTCCGGTTTCTATATTTTCTCTTTCCGGAAGTAATCCGCAGGACGGCCATTTAGCTGCTGGTCGAAATGGTGTCAAGCGTCTTCGAACT GTGAGGCATCCGAATATCTTGTCATTTCTTCATAGTACTGAGGTTGAATCTTTTGATGGTTCTAGTTCGAAAGTTACAATCTATATTGTCACGGAGCCTGTTATGCCATTATCAGAGAAGATCAAGGAACTGGGTTTAGAAGGTACACAAAG GGATGAATATTATGCTTGGGGGCTCCACCAAATTGCTAAAGCTGTGAGCTTTTTAAATAACGACTGCAAACTT GTTCATGGCAATGTTTGCTTGTCAAGCGTTGTTGTAACGCAGACCTTGGACTGGAAGCTATATGCTTTTGATGTTCTATCAGAATATGATGGGGCCAATGCAACTGCTACAGGACCGATGCTG CAATATGAATGGCTTGTTGGATCGCAATACAAGCCAACAGAGCTGGCAAAGTGCGACTGGGCCACAATCAGAAAATCTCCACCATGGGCTATTGATTCTTGGGGTTTGG GATGTCTTATTTACGAGATTTTCTCTGGCATGAAGTTGGGAAAAACTGAGGAGCTGCGCAACACTGCCTCTATTCCAAAG TCTCTGCTTCCAGATTATCAGCGGCTCTTGAGCTCCATGCCTTCTCGCAGGTTGAATACATCAAAGCTTATAGAAAATAGTG AATATTTCCAAAATAAGTTGGTGGACACCATACATTTCATGGAAATTCTTAGTTTGAAAGACAGTGTTGAGAAGGATACTTTCTTTCGTAAGCTTCCTAATTTAGCAGAGCAGCTTCCTCGCCCAATTGTGTTGAAGAAG TTACTTCCTTTGTTAGCCTCTGCCCTTGAATTTGGTTCAGCTGCTGCCCCTGCTTTGACTGCACTGTTGAAAATGGGTTCTTGGCTTTCTGCTGAAGAATTTAGTCTGAAG GTACTGCCTACAATTGTGAAGCTCTTTGCTTCTAATGACCGAGCTGTCCGAGTTGCTCTTCTACAGCATATTGATCAATTCGGTGAATCTTTATCTGCTCAagttgttgatgagcaa GTCTACCCCCATGTTGCTACTGGATTTGCAGACACGTCTGCGTTTCTCCGAGAATTGACTCTCAAGTCCATGCTTATATTGGCTCCTAAG CTTTCACAACGTACTTTGTCAGGCTCATTACTGAAGTATCTTTCCAAGTTACAG GTTGATGAAGAACCTGCAATTAGAACAAATACCACCATATTATTGGGAAACATTGCAAGCTACCTAAATGAAGGG ACACGGAAGAGAGTTTTGATCAATGCATTTACGGTCCGTGCATTGCGTGATACTTTCTCTCCTGCCCGAGGAGCAG GAGTTATGGCTTTATGTGCCACTAGTTCTTATTATGACATGACTGAGATTGCTACCCGGATTCTTCCAAATATTGTTGTACTTATCATTGATCCTGACAG TGATATACGGTCAAAGGCATTTCAAGCAGTTGATCAATTTTTACAGATAGTGAAGCAGTATAATGAGAAG GGTAATGCTGAAGATACTTCTGGTGCTGGAAGTTTAGGGATTTCATCAATGCCTGGAAATGCTAGTTTACTGGG ATGGGCCATGAGTTCCTTAACTCTTAAAGGCAAAGCTTCTGATCAAGCTCCAGTTGCTACTGCAAATTCTGTCACACCTGCAACTACCACAGCCTCTACAGCCAGCTCAG GACTAATAGAAACTCCAAGTACAGCACCAGTCCACCGAGTAAGTTCCAGTACAGATTTTGCAGATCAACTGATGCCTCCATCTCCTACTTCAACCGATGGATGGGGAGAAATTGAAAATGGCATTCATGAAGAACATGACAGTGACAAAGATGGATGGGATGATATTGAACCCCTTGACGAGCCAAAGCCTTCTCCAGCCTTGGCAAATATTCAGGCAGCTCAGAAGCGTCCTGTTTCACAACCAGTTTCACAGCCTAAACCACAAG CTTCAACAAGTTTGAGACCAAAAAGCACAGTGAAGGCAGCTAAAGATGAAGACGATGATTTGTGGGGTTCTATAGCAGCTCCTCCTCCAAAATCTGCTTCTAGACCATTGAATGTAAAAACAGCTggagcagttgatgatgatgatcCCTGGGCAGCTATTGCTGCTCCCCCTCCGACAACCAAGGCAAAACCTTTATCAGCGGGAAGAGGCAGAGGAAATAGAGCAGCTGCTCCGAAATTGGGTGCACAGAGGATAAATCGGACATCCTCAACTGGGATGTAA